One region of Vescimonas fastidiosa genomic DNA includes:
- a CDS encoding lysophospholipid acyltransferase family protein — MLRIRVYTSGLEKIPKNQKLMFVGNHRSNFDPIIEWLVLKPWDIAFISKGENFKIPFFGRIIRKCCFMPIDRENPRKALRTINKASDLLQSGEVSIGVYPEGTRSKTGELLPFHDGVFHIAKKAGTPIVVMSIRGTEQIHKNVLRRHSDVYLDIVQVIPASDVENGTTHTIGAEIRNMLLDSIKDK; from the coding sequence GTGCTGCGAATCAGAGTATATACAAGCGGACTGGAGAAGATACCTAAGAATCAAAAGCTGATGTTTGTCGGAAACCATCGCTCCAATTTTGACCCGATCATTGAGTGGCTTGTGCTGAAACCGTGGGATATTGCGTTTATCTCAAAAGGCGAGAATTTTAAGATTCCGTTTTTCGGACGAATTATTCGGAAATGCTGCTTTATGCCGATCGACCGGGAGAACCCGCGAAAGGCATTGAGGACGATCAATAAAGCTTCTGATCTGCTTCAGAGCGGCGAGGTCTCTATCGGTGTATATCCGGAGGGCACCCGAAGCAAAACCGGAGAATTGCTCCCGTTTCACGACGGTGTTTTCCACATTGCCAAAAAGGCCGGCACACCGATTGTCGTTATGTCCATCAGGGGAACGGAACAGATCCATAAGAATGTCCTACGCCGGCATTCCGATGTATATTTGGACATCGTGCAGGTGATTCCTGCAAGCGATGTGGAAAACGGAACCACACATACGATCGGCGCAGAAATACGGAATATGTTGCTCGATAGTATAAAAGATAAATAA
- a CDS encoding CDP-alcohol phosphatidyltransferase family protein, whose protein sequence is MATGRWEILHMHRIFRKDQVLTIPNLLSVIRLALIPLIVWLYIGKQEYSAAVAVILISGATDIIDGFIARKFNMVSDLGKILDPVADKLTQATVILCLTVKYRWMRGLIVLFVVKEIIMAVLGYMAIQKKDVVNSAKWYGKLNTVVLYLVMTCLILFPSISETVANVLIGICICVMLMSLTLYIRFYLNLFRTN, encoded by the coding sequence ATGGCGACAGGCCGATGGGAGATATTACATATGCATAGGATATTCAGAAAAGATCAGGTATTGACGATACCGAATTTATTAAGTGTGATACGCTTGGCGCTGATTCCGCTGATCGTGTGGCTATATATAGGAAAGCAGGAATATTCTGCTGCAGTGGCTGTGATTTTAATCTCCGGTGCAACGGATATTATTGACGGATTCATCGCCCGCAAATTCAATATGGTGTCAGACCTCGGAAAGATTTTGGATCCCGTGGCAGACAAGCTGACGCAGGCTACGGTGATCCTCTGCTTGACGGTGAAATATCGCTGGATGCGCGGATTGATTGTTCTCTTTGTGGTCAAGGAGATCATTATGGCCGTGCTCGGGTATATGGCAATTCAAAAGAAAGATGTTGTTAACAGCGCAAAATGGTATGGCAAGCTCAACACCGTGGTTCTGTATCTGGTTATGACGTGCCTTATCTTGTTCCCGAGTATATCGGAAACGGTGGCAAATGTTCTGATCGGAATTTGCATTTGCGTTATGCTTATGTCCCTTACGCTGTACATACGGTTTTACCTGAATCTGTTCCGCACGAACTGA
- a CDS encoding diacylglycerol/lipid kinase family protein has translation MSEKYILYNPCAGGPETEKAVKALQDANEGAVAINICRIISYKTFFNGLDPNDTVILCGGDGTLNRFVNDVNGMNIPNKLYYYPTGTGNDFARDVGQKPFSDPTVCLNPYFERLPRVSVKGKSELFLNNVGFGIDGYCCEVGEKLREENKKRKKPKPVNYTKIAITGLLFHYKPKNVTVVVDGKRYQYKKVWLASVMNGRFYGGGMMPTPEQYRLREDGKVSILIFHDVGKLRGLMIFPSIFSGKHLKYTNQMTILEGKTIQVKYNEPAPLQIDGEVVPEVMEYTVRSCVSPAEKAKQDSEMAAV, from the coding sequence ATGTCTGAAAAATATATTCTTTATAATCCCTGTGCAGGCGGTCCGGAGACCGAGAAAGCCGTAAAAGCCTTGCAGGATGCCAATGAAGGGGCTGTGGCGATCAATATTTGCCGCATCATCAGTTATAAGACTTTTTTTAACGGATTAGACCCGAATGACACTGTGATCTTATGCGGCGGAGACGGCACCCTGAATCGTTTTGTCAACGATGTTAACGGAATGAACATTCCCAATAAGCTCTACTACTACCCCACGGGAACCGGCAACGATTTTGCGAGGGATGTCGGGCAAAAACCGTTTTCGGATCCAACGGTTTGCCTCAACCCATATTTTGAACGGCTACCTCGTGTAAGCGTTAAAGGAAAGTCTGAATTGTTCCTGAACAATGTCGGTTTCGGCATTGACGGTTATTGTTGTGAGGTTGGAGAAAAGCTCCGAGAGGAAAACAAGAAGAGGAAAAAGCCCAAGCCGGTAAATTATACGAAGATCGCCATCACCGGGTTGCTGTTTCACTATAAGCCCAAGAATGTGACCGTCGTTGTTGACGGCAAACGCTATCAATATAAAAAAGTGTGGCTTGCCTCTGTCATGAACGGCAGGTTCTATGGCGGGGGTATGATGCCGACGCCGGAGCAGTACAGATTACGTGAAGACGGAAAGGTATCCATTCTGATATTCCACGATGTCGGCAAACTGCGTGGACTAATGATCTTTCCGTCGATTTTCAGCGGCAAGCATCTGAAGTATACGAATCAGATGACGATTCTGGAAGGAAAGACCATTCAAGTGAAATATAATGAGCCGGCACCGCTTCAGATCGACGGCGAAGTTGTACCGGAAGTCATGGAATATACGGTTCGGTCATGCGTTTCACCGGCAGAAAAAGCAAAACAGGACAGTGAAATGGCAGCTGTATAA
- a CDS encoding glycerol-3-phosphate acyltransferase: MQKLFEKYLGLYQLGAVYTGLFAVLGHAYPIWYGFKGGKGFLVSLSTIWVTDWRVGLIVTGMMVVLLLTTKYMSLATVAATLCSPLLLLLFKAPVSVILIDAAIVIFVALRHKENFRRLKAGTESKFTLSTH; the protein is encoded by the coding sequence ATTCAAAAGCTGTTTGAAAAATATCTGGGGCTTTATCAGTTAGGGGCTGTCTATACAGGCCTTTTTGCTGTTCTTGGACATGCCTATCCGATCTGGTACGGCTTCAAAGGCGGCAAAGGATTTCTCGTCAGTCTTTCAACGATTTGGGTAACAGACTGGCGGGTCGGTCTGATCGTGACCGGAATGATGGTTGTACTGCTGCTTACCACAAAATATATGTCGCTTGCTACTGTTGCTGCGACGCTCTGCAGCCCATTGCTTCTGCTGCTGTTCAAAGCACCTGTATCCGTAATTTTGATAGACGCTGCAATCGTTATTTTTGTGGCGCTGCGGCATAAGGAAAACTTCAGGCGCTTGAAAGCCGGAACAGAATCAAAGTTTACATTAAGCACGCACTGA
- a CDS encoding DegV family protein yields the protein MRKVKIITDSCADLSAEQLEKYDIDYARMSTIEDGKESPALLTWTPAEAHRLYETIRGGKRITTAQVSVEKFKSCLKNIWGFIS from the coding sequence ATGAGAAAAGTTAAGATCATCACCGATTCCTGCGCAGACCTGAGCGCAGAGCAACTCGAAAAATACGACATCGACTACGCCAGAATGTCCACGATCGAGGATGGCAAAGAGTCTCCGGCGCTTCTCACATGGACACCCGCAGAAGCACACAGACTTTACGAGACGATCCGTGGCGGAAAGCGTATCACGACAGCGCAGGTTTCCGTTGAAAAATTCAAAAGCTGTTTGAAAAATATCTGGGGCTTTATCAGTTAG
- a CDS encoding flavodoxin family protein, with protein MNYEIAYYSLSGNTEKLAYGIAKRLPENQAFLTNLQEEEVTLAADVYLVGFGINNGTVPLKVMDALDRLAGKKIFLFVTCGIEPSEEYKRLIERKIEPFLPDECDYCGILLCRGQIAEEVLSKIQRQFAQQPDDPAIKKMISEAKLSEGHPDETDAENAVRFIREKLDSF; from the coding sequence TTGAACTATGAAATAGCCTATTACAGTTTATCAGGCAATACAGAAAAGCTGGCATACGGCATTGCAAAGCGTCTTCCGGAAAATCAAGCTTTTTTGACGAACCTGCAAGAGGAAGAAGTTACCCTTGCGGCCGATGTGTATTTAGTAGGATTCGGCATAAACAACGGTACAGTCCCGCTAAAAGTCATGGACGCATTGGACCGGCTGGCCGGAAAGAAGATATTCCTGTTTGTGACCTGCGGCATAGAGCCAAGTGAGGAATACAAGCGGCTTATCGAGCGCAAGATCGAACCTTTTCTGCCGGACGAATGCGACTATTGCGGCATTTTGCTGTGTCGAGGTCAGATAGCGGAGGAGGTGCTGAGCAAAATCCAAAGACAGTTCGCACAGCAACCAGACGATCCTGCCATCAAAAAAATGATCTCCGAGGCAAAATTGTCCGAGGGGCATCCCGATGAAACGGATGCGGAAAACGCAGTGAGGTTTATCCGGGAAAAGCTTGATTCTTTCTAA
- a CDS encoding oleate hydratase, which produces MKHGKGKISIDLIEDDLVFITNGCCTDTSCYGDQTHAPDLSGIENGKGDSWDMWKAIAAQAEHGEYGNPDKFCSDVDATNWMSATVATSNEEIIQHIMNVCKRDPRSGKVTTGGIVTVKDSTDNWYLSWTINRQPQFKSQDKNMVLVWLYSLNTNKEGNYVKKAMRDCTGEEVCREWLYHIGMPTEKIDALAHDACNTTTCFMPYINSFFQPRKESDRPKVVPDGAVNFAFIGQFAETPRDTIFTTEYSMRTGMESVYTLLDIDRGVPEVWGSKYDVREILRACYYAIDKKPISEAPLSFKEKEMLKVVLKKVKGTDIEILLRESGLIE; this is translated from the coding sequence ATGAAACACGGAAAGGGAAAAATCTCTATCGACCTCATCGAGGACGATCTGGTGTTCATCACCAACGGCTGCTGCACCGATACCTCCTGCTATGGCGACCAGACTCATGCACCCGATCTGTCCGGCATTGAAAACGGCAAGGGCGATTCCTGGGATATGTGGAAAGCTATCGCTGCTCAGGCCGAGCACGGCGAGTACGGCAACCCGGACAAATTCTGCTCCGATGTGGATGCCACCAACTGGATGAGCGCTACCGTCGCCACTTCCAATGAAGAGATCATTCAGCACATTATGAATGTTTGCAAGCGTGACCCGCGCTCCGGCAAGGTAACCACCGGCGGCATTGTCACCGTCAAGGACAGCACCGACAACTGGTATCTCTCCTGGACCATTAACCGCCAGCCGCAGTTCAAGTCCCAAGATAAGAACATGGTGCTTGTGTGGTTGTATTCTCTGAACACCAATAAGGAAGGCAACTATGTAAAGAAGGCCATGCGGGACTGCACTGGCGAGGAGGTCTGCCGTGAGTGGCTGTACCACATCGGCATGCCGACCGAAAAGATCGATGCGCTGGCACACGATGCCTGCAACACCACCACCTGCTTTATGCCGTATATCAATTCCTTCTTCCAGCCTCGTAAGGAGTCTGACCGTCCGAAGGTCGTGCCCGATGGCGCTGTGAACTTCGCCTTCATCGGTCAATTTGCCGAGACGCCCCGTGACACCATCTTCACCACCGAGTATTCCATGCGTACCGGTATGGAGTCGGTCTACACGCTGCTTGACATCGACCGCGGCGTGCCGGAGGTCTGGGGCAGCAAGTACGATGTGCGTGAGATCCTGCGTGCCTGCTACTACGCCATCGACAAGAAGCCGATCAGTGAGGCACCGCTGTCCTTCAAGGAGAAGGAAATGCTCAAGGTGGTCCTGAAAAAGGTTAAGGGCACAGATATCGAGATCCTGCTGAGAGAAAGCGGACTCATCGAGTAA
- a CDS encoding helix-turn-helix domain-containing protein, giving the protein MDYISVKEAAEQWQVSQRWVQKLCKENRIDGVLRFGHSYMIPKDLKRPVDLRYSINKPAKKE; this is encoded by the coding sequence ATGGATTATATCTCTGTAAAGGAAGCTGCCGAGCAGTGGCAGGTTTCGCAGCGCTGGGTGCAAAAGCTCTGTAAGGAAAACCGGATAGACGGGGTGCTGCGTTTCGGACATTCTTATATGATTCCGAAGGATTTGAAAAGGCCTGTCGATCTTAGATACAGCATCAACAAACCTGCGAAAAAGGAATAA
- a CDS encoding response regulator transcription factor: MFHILVVDDDKHTRKLLRAVLENAHYTVTTATNGEEALEALDKEHIDLVVLDIMMPKMDGYEFTRFVRETDNALPILMVTAKHLPADEKKGFLVGTDDYITKPIDEEKLLLRIKALLRRAQIVSEQKITIGDVVLDYNAFTVTKNGETQELPQKEFMLLYKLLSYPGQIFTRIQLMDEIWGTDSETGWETVTVHVGRLRKRFEGWNEFEIVAVRGLGYKAVKKV; the protein is encoded by the coding sequence ATGTTTCACATTCTCGTTGTAGATGACGATAAGCATACCAGGAAGCTGCTCCGTGCCGTGTTGGAAAATGCCCATTACACCGTAACAACGGCAACCAACGGAGAAGAAGCGCTGGAGGCTCTGGACAAAGAGCATATTGATCTGGTTGTACTGGACATTATGATGCCGAAAATGGACGGATATGAATTTACACGGTTTGTTCGGGAAACAGATAATGCGCTGCCTATATTGATGGTAACGGCAAAGCATTTACCGGCAGATGAGAAAAAGGGATTCCTTGTGGGAACCGACGATTATATCACAAAACCGATCGACGAGGAAAAGCTGCTTTTGCGTATCAAAGCATTGCTTCGGCGTGCGCAGATCGTCAGCGAACAGAAAATCACGATTGGTGATGTTGTTTTGGACTACAATGCCTTTACGGTCACAAAAAATGGTGAAACGCAGGAGCTACCGCAGAAGGAATTTATGCTCCTGTATAAGCTGCTTTCTTATCCCGGTCAAATTTTCACCCGTATTCAGCTGATGGATGAGATATGGGGGACGGATAGCGAAACCGGTTGGGAAACCGTCACCGTTCATGTCGGGCGCTTACGCAAACGCTTTGAAGGATGGAATGAATTTGAGATCGTTGCTGTTCGTGGGCTTGGTTATAAGGCGGTGAAGAAGGTATGA
- a CDS encoding sensor histidine kinase, protein MNKRKRTGRIALALLISGIVFLTNTIAMLLTIVAIYGLARLGVIETTGGQVGLPELLRFFFYTSLVIGFLLASLTGKIILKPIKRIIDQLDRLASGDFKTRLHFGKPIADHPTFKQVEKSFNRAAEELDYTEMLRSDFINNFSHEFKTPIVSIAGFAKLLRRGNLTDEQKEEYLEVIEEESLRLSAMANNVLNLTRVENQTILTEVTRFNLSEQIRGAVLLLAEKWTPKNLYMDMQFGEHMICANEELLKQVWINLLDNAIKFSDPNGTVSVDISDGSECLSISVSNHGKDIPKDRIAHIFNKFYQADESHSSEGNGIGLAVVKKVCELHGGAVSAKSESGTTTFTVVLPKQQNM, encoded by the coding sequence ATGAATAAAAGGAAGCGAACAGGGCGGATCGCTTTGGCACTGCTGATCTCCGGCATTGTTTTTCTTACCAACACGATCGCTATGCTGCTGACGATCGTAGCTATCTATGGACTGGCCCGACTCGGAGTCATTGAAACGACCGGAGGACAGGTAGGATTACCGGAGCTTTTGAGGTTCTTCTTTTACACCAGTCTGGTTATTGGATTTCTTCTCGCCTCTTTGACAGGAAAAATCATTCTAAAACCAATCAAGCGTATTATCGATCAGCTTGACCGGCTGGCAAGCGGCGACTTCAAGACGAGACTGCATTTCGGCAAGCCTATTGCCGACCATCCCACCTTCAAGCAGGTAGAAAAAAGTTTCAATCGGGCGGCAGAAGAACTGGATTACACAGAAATGCTGCGCAGTGATTTTATCAACAACTTCTCTCATGAATTTAAGACACCGATCGTTTCTATCGCAGGCTTTGCAAAGCTTTTGCGTCGCGGAAACCTTACGGACGAACAAAAAGAAGAATACCTTGAAGTCATTGAAGAGGAATCGCTTCGGCTTTCTGCCATGGCAAACAATGTATTGAATTTGACTCGGGTGGAAAACCAGACGATCCTGACAGAGGTTACAAGATTTAACCTTTCTGAACAGATTCGTGGAGCCGTCCTGCTGCTTGCAGAAAAATGGACGCCCAAGAACCTGTATATGGATATGCAGTTCGGTGAGCATATGATATGTGCAAATGAAGAACTGCTGAAGCAGGTATGGATCAATCTGCTGGATAATGCAATCAAGTTTTCGGATCCGAACGGCACGGTATCTGTCGATATTTCCGACGGGAGCGAATGCCTTTCAATCTCTGTTTCCAACCACGGCAAAGACATCCCAAAGGACCGTATTGCCCATATCTTCAATAAGTTCTATCAGGCGGATGAGTCACATTCGTCGGAAGGAAACGGCATTGGTCTTGCCGTCGTGAAAAAAGTATGTGAGTTGCACGGCGGTGCGGTATCGGCAAAAAGCGAAAGCGGAACAACGACCTTTACTGTTGTGCTACCGAAACAGCAGAATATGTGA